From a region of the Candida albicans SC5314 chromosome 1, complete sequence genome:
- a CDS encoding lipoyl(octanoyl) transferase (Putative lipoyl ligase; role in modification of mitochondrial enzymes by attachment of lipoic acid groups; rat catheter biofilm induced) — protein sequence MKILTRQYHTIRPNYRKLQHIHFPGISSFQHGLNIQQLLVDANLDYKSLEFKYRRIQRQRQQISTNTNDSSLLALKNKIENLQPLPTILTFEFDNVYAGGLRSKSEVSPNDLEGFKRIGGQYFQLERGGQVTWHGKGQLVAYLILDLKSFVKLSTKCYINNVLLKSIQNLLKKTYHLDSVVGVENPGVWIKDNKSKSSSESLKISSVGVRIRHGITEYGIALNINPDLKYLNTFEMCGLKNKRATSIHKQLSHLPVPSVEHVGKLFVDEVALALEMNSVEHINANSL from the coding sequence ATGAAGATACTAACACGTCAATATCATACAATACGACCAAACTATCGAAAGCTACAACATATTCATTTCCCGGGGATTTCCTCATTTCAACATGGTTTGAACATCCAACAATTATTAGTCGATGCCAACCTTGATTATAAATCATTAGAATTCAAATATCGTAGAATTCAACGACAACGTCAACAAATTTCCACCAATACCAATGATTCATCACTTTTGGCTTTGAAAAATaagattgaaaatttacaaCCATTACCAACAATTCTtacatttgaatttgataatgtttATGCCGGAGGATTACGACTGAAATCTGAAGTTTCGCCAAATGATCTTGAAGGGTTCAAACGTATAGGAGGACAATATTTCCAATTAGAAAGAGGAGGACAAGTTACATGGCATGGGAAGGGACAATTAGTTGCATACTtaattttggatttgaagagttttgtaaaattatcaaccaaATGTTACATTAATAATGTCTTGTTGAAAAGTATTCAAAATCTcttgaaaaaaacataTCATCTTGATAGTGTTGTTGGTGTGGAAAATCCTGGAGTTTGGATTAAAGATAACAAGTCTAAGCTGCTGTCAGaatcattgaaaattaGTAGTGTTGGAGTTAGAATTCGTCATGGAATCACCGAATATGGAATTGCTTTGAATATAAATCCTGActtgaaatatttgaatacTTTTGAAATGTGTGgattgaaaaacaaacgTGCAACTTCGATTCATAAACAACTTAGTCACCTTCCGGTCCCATCAGTTGAACATGTTGgaaaattgtttgttgatgaagTGGCACTAGCTTTAGAAATGAATTCCGTGGAGCATATCAATGCTAATTCTTTGTAA